The segment AGCCTGCAAATACTCCAGGAAGGATTGCAGGGACTAGAAAAGTAAACGAGATAAATCCCAAGAATAATCAATCTCGCACATGGATGGAGTCGGTTGATCATCAAGGAAGAGTGCGGGTAATTCGCCCAGAAACTGGGGGGGCAAAAGTGCATTACATGTTCGATGAACTAGGTGAATATATAGGAACCTACTAATGGAGATTTCATTTGCAACTCTAGCGTCTGTTTATGAGTCCTTAATCAATGGGGATATTAGTCGAGAAGAGGCTTCCGATTGGGCTTATAAATTAGACCACGATAGAAGTGAAGGCGTACATACGACTTCAGCTATGGTAAACAGTCAAGATTTCTACGCAGCGATAAGTTTCTTGTGTGCAGCAGATATGAAGAATTCGCCCATCGAATATACGTATTCGTTGCAAGAATTTTTTGAATACTACCAAGAACATATAAAGCCGAATTTCTGATGGCGTGACATTGGGAGGGACCCGGTACGTCCGTACCTCGGTATACAATGGGGAAGACCATGTTGATTACAATTCCGGTGTCTATGTTGCTGGAAATGTCATCGGGATTGCGATGGGAATGGTGATTTCGGGGGGATCTTCCAGTTGCTCCACCGGTTGGGGATATAGCTTCGCTCGCGGGTATCAGAAATTCCAAAACTTAGCCACTCTTGCAGGTGCAGTTACCAAGATCGCCAGCGGTGAGCAGCTGAGCCTGTTAGACGTTCTCTCTTTCTCCAGTCCTGTCTTCTCACGTGGCATCGGAAAGTTCTTTAAAGGATGCTTTGTGGGGGATACGTTGGTTGCTTATCCTCAGGAACTGCTCCACAGTCATACAACTGCGATCACTTTGGAAGAGGACGACTGGGCTCCCTTGTTACCGTTCGTGACGGTGATTGGTGCCAGTGCCCTGGGAGCTCACCTGTTACGACGCGAGGCGAAGAAACGTCAACAGACTGCGGTCATCACCAGACAAACTCCGAAACGATTGCCCTCACCCACGCTGGAGACTGTTCCGGAAATCAAGGAAGAGAACTCTTTGCCTGTGGATGATATATTTGCCGAAGTTGATTTTATGCATGAAGATCACATTCCAGAGGAAACATCAGTAAGGAGATCAACAACGATGCTTAAATCCGCGGGATGGCAACCTGCTGATGTTGAACCGCCTACTTCGTCCTCGCTGCTTCCAGGCTGGCTGTTCAACAGTCTGGCGGCAATTCTGTTGCTCCTAGGTTGCACAGCGAGCGTGCTCTGCTTCTGGCCCGGATCGAATAGTTCGGCGAAACAGGTTCAGGCCAGCGTCGCTCCGAGCAGTCCCCAATACACCACCGGCCACAAACGGATCGATGAGATAACTCCCGGTTTCAAAGTCTGGGCAGAGAATCCGACTGACGAACAGGACTACGAGTTTGGGGCAGATGTTGATCCTCAGACTTGGAAACTGCTGACGTTAAAAATTATCCAAGAGGATAGTTCACAGACAGATATTCAACTGCTAAGACCAGCAGAATGGCTTACCCTCCAAGATGCCGAAACCGGTAAAACGATCCCCCTCTTCATCCCGGAACTGGGTATTGACTCGGAAGCCGAAGTCTTAAACATTGAAGCTTGTCCGGAGATCCCGTCAGGTCCCGGTCGCGTGGTGACCGCGACGTTCCGGCACTCGGGCAAAGAAGTGCTGGACGTCAAAATCGCCTCCGAAGCAGCAGCAATTGGTGCGACACCTAAACACCCCTTCTGGTCAGAAGATCGGCAGGAGTTTGTAAGGGCGGATGAACTTCGGGAA is part of the Polystyrenella longa genome and harbors:
- a CDS encoding polymorphic toxin-type HINT domain-containing protein, which codes for MTLGGTRYVRTSVYNGEDHVDYNSGVYVAGNVIGIAMGMVISGGSSSCSTGWGYSFARGYQKFQNLATLAGAVTKIASGEQLSLLDVLSFSSPVFSRGIGKFFKGCFVGDTLVAYPQELLHSHTTAITLEEDDWAPLLPFVTVIGASALGAHLLRREAKKRQQTAVITRQTPKRLPSPTLETVPEIKEENSLPVDDIFAEVDFMHEDHIPEETSVRRSTTMLKSAGWQPADVEPPTSSSLLPGWLFNSLAAILLLLGCTASVLCFWPGSNSSAKQVQASVAPSSPQYTTGHKRIDEITPGFKVWAENPTDEQDYEFGADVDPQTWKLLTLKIIQEDSSQTDIQLLRPAEWLTLQDAETGKTIPLFIPELGIDSEAEVLNIEACPEIPSGPGRVVTATFRHSGKEVLDVKIASEAAAIGATPKHPFWSEDRQEFVRADELREGEEVVTLHGTSHVESITPRAGPHTVYNLEVQVDHVYHVGTGGVLVHNACHGNSRLSNKLQYGYVIYDRGTGTPLKIGITSGRLARNGTTYRANSQVNKLNRAGGNYKTLTIEATMGRKNILDWESGMVDYYRSVLLHELPGNLRP